AAGACCTCGTGGACGATCGTCCCCTTGACGACGGGGTAGTTGAGCGGAACGCCCGAGAGCTTGTTCAGGTAGTACATCCGGGGACACTGCACCCACGAGCGAACGTCGGTGACGTTCACCAGAAAGCCGGGCTCGACGATCACGTACGATTCGCGGGTGGTCGCGTACCCGGTCTCATCCTGCCATTCGGTCTCTTCGGCATCGGTGACGACCAGTTCCATGCCCGTTTCGAGATACTCGACGGTCTCTGCCCATTTACCCCACAGCGTGACCGAGAACTCGCCGTTGGTGGTGCGGATCAGCGGTTCGGCGAGGTCGCGCTCGCCGTGGCGGGTGCTGACGGTTCGGGTCTCGCCGGGCGAAACGACCGTTCCTCGGACCTGCACGGTCGAACCACGCCTGTGGAGCGAAAAACGCTGTCGGTTACCTCTGAACGAGCGGGACGTACGCGTCCATCCCGGCGGCCAGATCGGACGAAAGCGGGAGAGGCTGCCAGAACAGTTCGTAAACGAGCCCCGAGTCCTCGCCGTCGCCGTCTACCTCGTGGATCCACTCATCGCGCGACTCCGTGACGGGAAAGTGAAAGAAGTGTCGCGCGACGCGTTTGCCGTCCGCCCGCCGGTAGCGATCCGAGGCGAGGTGGTAGACGGGCCGGTCGTGGTCCAGTCCGGCCTCCTCGTGGAGCTCACGTCTGACCGCGCGGTCGGGCGTTTCGCCCGCTTCAATACCCCCTTTCGGGACCTGAACCCCGGCGTCGGGGTCTGCACGCTCACGAAAAACGAGGAGTTGACGGCCGTCGCCGTTGGCTCTCGTCACGTATGCGTAGGCCTTCTGGCTGTAGTCCGCGCCCGGACCGTACATACCTCCACTCTATTCGGGGAACGATATAAACCGTTTCGCCCGTGTCAGTTTCCCACATAGAACCGACACGTTCTTTCGATCCGCACGCCAACTGTACCCATGCGGATCCGCGAGTGGCAGGACATCCTGCATGACGTGATCGAGTCGGACGTGGAGGCCGACGGCTGGCGAGCCGTTGCGGGCGATCGCTCGCGGGGGCTCGGCGAGGACCTCTATCTGGGCCATCCCCGATCGGGAGTCTATCACCTGAAGACCTATGCGAAGAACCCCTTCTCGGTTCGGGGCGTCGGCGCGCGGGTCGCACGCAACCTCGACGACGAGATCGGGAGCTACCTTCCGGAGGGGGAGGACGGTCGCTTCGCCGTCCGGTCGTCCCCCGACGGCGAGGAGCACGCAAAAGAGCAGGCGAAACGACTCGAGGAGACGATCAAGGCCCACGCCGACGCCCCGACGACCCCCGACGCACTGTTCGAGGACGTGATGGGCGCCGTCGAGAGCCCCGCGTTCGGCCCGATGGAGTACGATTCCTACGGCCGACCCGAGAACCTCGACCGGCTCGCCGAGGACTTCGAGGAGGCAGACGAGCTACTGAACGCCGAACTCGACGAGCTGATCGGCGATGACGACGTCGACCGGGGCTTCCAGTAGGTTAAGGTCCCGCGGACCAACGCCGAGACATGAACGCCGAGGAGGTCGTGAGAGAGTACTACGACGCGCTCCGGGCGGGCGACCCGCTCGTCGAGTTTTTCGCCGCCGGCGACGTGGTGAAGGTCGGGATCTCCGAGCGGCTCGTCGGCTCCCAGCGAGTGGCCGAGGGCCTTCGCGAACAGACCGAGACCACGAGCGACTGGATCGTCGAGAGTCGGGACCTTCACGTCACGGAGCGCGAGTCGGTCGCGTGGTTCGCCGACACGGTGCGGATGGCCTGGACCACGGACGAGGGCGAGCGCCACGACTTCGAGACCCGCTGGAGCGGGACGCTCGAATGCGGGGATGACGGGTGGCAGTTCGTCGGGATGCACGTCAGCACCCCCCGGGAGATCTGATGGTCGGACCGATGAGCGACGAGGAGCGACGCGCCGGTTCCCAGCGGCTCTACACCGGCTTCGTCGTCCTCGTTGGACTGTCCGCGGGGATCATGGCGCTGTCGGGCGGCGCGACGCTTTCACAGGCCGCGCTCGTGACGGGTGCGGGGCTAGTGCTGGGCGGGGCGTTGGTGTGGTGGCTGGTCCGGATCGTCTAATCGATCCGTGCGAGCCACTTCGTCGGCTCGTCGAGTTCGTCGCTCGACGGGAGCGTCTCGGGCGACTCCCAGACGGCGCTCGCACCTTCGATCCCGCGGACGTCGGCGACCGTCTCGAAGAAGGCCTTGCCGCGCTCGTACTGGCGCCGTTTGAGTCCCAACCCGAGCAGGCGGCGCATGAGTCGAGCGAGCGGGCCGCCGCCCTGACGGCGCTCGTCGAGCTTCTCGCGGAGGTCGGCGTATTCGTCGTCGAACGCCCGGTCCATGATCAGCTCGGCGTAGCCCTCGACGGCGGTCATCGCCGCGTCGAGTTCGCGGAAGGCATCGCGGTCGAATCGACCGTTCGCGAGCGCCCCGATCCCCCGTTCCATCTCGCTTTCGAGATGCGTCGAGAGCCACGGTGCGGCCCCGAACTCGGCGGCGTGGGCGACCTCGTGGAAGGCGATCCATCTCCTAAAGCGGTCCTCGTCGACGTCGAGTTCGGTCGCCACCCGGCGGATGTTCGGGTGGACGAAGTACAGCGCGTGGTCGGCGTCGCCTTCCGCGAGGAGGAGCGGGTCGTACTGGCCCAGCACGTTCTTGCCGAGAAACGAGAGCATGAGCGTCGTCGAACCCGTGTTGAGGACGCGCGAGGCGTCGGGAAAGAACACGTCGGTGTGGGTTTCGATGGGGGCCATCACCCGCCGGAACGTCGAGACGTTGGCGTCGATCCAATGGTGGCGGTTCTGGATCTCGATGGTCTTCGGGAGGTCGAACGAGACCGCTGCGAGCTCGCGAATGGAGCGGCGCGCGGCCGTGACGTCCGCTCGGTAGCCCTCGACCTCGCCGTCGGTGAGTTCGAGCGAGCCTGGGGAGGTAACGTCCTTTGCGGCCGTGCCGACCGCAGCCCAGTCGACGGGGCCGTCGCCGGAGGCCCGTGAAATAGTGCGGAGACTGCGAAGGGGATTCACGCGGCTGTGTTGGGACCGCGCGGACAAAATGGTTCGGGACTAGTTCTCGTACTCGGAGAGTTCGACCTCTTCGTAGTCCTCGGCGACGTCACTCGTCGCGAACTTCTTCGTGGCGGCGGCGACGACTAAGAGGAACAGCAGCCCGATGACGAGCCCGAGGGCGCTCCCCGACTCCTCGCCGTCGACCTCTTCGTCCTCTACTTCGACCTCGGTCGGCGCTTCGTCGGCCTCGTCGAGCTCATCGAGCTCCTCTGTGTCCTCGTCAGTGGTTCGCGAGAAC
The DNA window shown above is from Halalkalicoccus subterraneus and carries:
- a CDS encoding NUDIX hydrolase codes for the protein MYGPGADYSQKAYAYVTRANGDGRQLLVFRERADPDAGVQVPKGGIEAGETPDRAVRRELHEEAGLDHDRPVYHLASDRYRRADGKRVARHFFHFPVTESRDEWIHEVDGDGEDSGLVYELFWQPLPLSSDLAAGMDAYVPLVQR
- a CDS encoding nuclear transport factor 2 family protein, translating into MNAEEVVREYYDALRAGDPLVEFFAAGDVVKVGISERLVGSQRVAEGLREQTETTSDWIVESRDLHVTERESVAWFADTVRMAWTTDEGERHDFETRWSGTLECGDDGWQFVGMHVSTPREI
- a CDS encoding zinc-dependent metalloprotease, with the translated sequence MNPLRSLRTISRASGDGPVDWAAVGTAAKDVTSPGSLELTDGEVEGYRADVTAARRSIRELAAVSFDLPKTIEIQNRHHWIDANVSTFRRVMAPIETHTDVFFPDASRVLNTGSTTLMLSFLGKNVLGQYDPLLLAEGDADHALYFVHPNIRRVATELDVDEDRFRRWIAFHEVAHAAEFGAAPWLSTHLESEMERGIGALANGRFDRDAFRELDAAMTAVEGYAELIMDRAFDDEYADLREKLDERRQGGGPLARLMRRLLGLGLKRRQYERGKAFFETVADVRGIEGASAVWESPETLPSSDELDEPTKWLARID